One window of Mixophyes fleayi isolate aMixFle1 chromosome 3, aMixFle1.hap1, whole genome shotgun sequence genomic DNA carries:
- the FAM167A gene encoding protein FAM167A has protein sequence MSLPKIQIEEAEDETEDNSTPPTDDHLRNLKALTEKLRLQTRRPSYLEWRAKLEDQPWKSPNPLDEQEVQEHHQADEGTDPTIEREQVQKNTTDPKETALSSGKIHGFDSIDEALNWLRKELTEMRLQDQQLARQLMRLRSDINKLKIEQTCHLHRRMLNDATYELEERDELSDLLCDFPMMSSFGLSTPLKLIGVTKMNINSRRFSLC, from the exons ATGTCGTTACCAAAGATACAAATCGAGGAGGCGGAAGATGAAACAGAAGATAACTCCACTCCGCCAACAGATGACCATCTGCGAAACCTGAAGGCCCTCACTGAGAAGTTGAGATTGCAAACTCGGAGGCCGTCCTACTTAGAATGGAGAGCAAAGCTTGAGGACCAGCCCTGGAAGAGCCCCAACCCCCTGGATGAACAAGAGGTGCAGGAACACCACCAGGCTGACGAGGGGACAGACCCCACCATCGAGAGGGAACAGGTCCAGAAAAACACGACGGACCCCAAAGAGACCGCGCTTTCATCAGGGAAAATTCACGGCTTTGATAGCATCGATGAGGCACTAAATTGGCTCAGGAAGGAGCTG ACAGAAATGCGTCTTCAAGACCAGCAGTTGGCGAGACAGCTGATGAGGCTGCGGAGCGACATCAACAAGCTGAAGATCGAGCAGACGTGTCACCTCCATCGGCGCATGCTGAACGACGCCACCTACGAACTGGAGGAAAGGGACGAACTCTCGGACCTCCTCTGTGACTTCCCTATGATGTCTTCGTTTGGCCTTTCTACGCCCCTTAAACTCATCGGGGTCACTAAAATGAACATCAACTCCAGGAGGTTTTCCCTCTGCTAG